The sequence ACACTCCGTCGCGCGTGATCGCGTCACTGGCAACGACAGTCAGCGCCGGTGGAGGCACACTTCTCTCCTTGTTTGCATGGCTGCTCACTGCCCGAACGGTATGCCGCATCGGAGCCGGGCATCATGTCGCCGAGGCACAGAAGCCAGGCCCGTCGGTGTCGAGTCCCCACCGGCCAGCCCCGTAGAGGGCGGGCAGGTGCATCTCCACGTCTCCCGGATCGGGTCCTCACACGACGGCCCTGTTTCGCGTCAGGAATGGCTGAATTGACGCACCCAGGGGGCACATCTAACCTTCGACATGTCGGCTTTATAGTATCGGGGATATGAGGTGTCGACGGTGGGCATGCGTTCTGGCGCGGAGTTGCTCAAGGAGGCATGCGGGCCGAAGGAGGCGCCCGGTACACAGGACTTCGGGATCACCTGGATCGATCGGCTCTGCGACGAGATCACCCGCGAGATCACGAAGGACGTGTTTCCCGCCCGGCAGGGCAGCGTGCCGTTCCACAACGAGCTCAGGCGCTTCGTCCGGACGAACGTGCTGTCGGTCGCGAAGGCCCACCATGTCGCGTCCCTTCCCGTGGAAGATGTCACGAGCCAGGTGCGCGACTTCGGCGTATGGGTCGCCGAGCAGGGGTTTCCCCTGGCCTGCGTACGGCAGGCCTACTGGACCGGCACGCGCGAAATCATCGACCGGTGGGGCAGGATGGGCTGGCCCGGGCTCGCACCGGCCCCTGCCGCCGACGGCGGGCGTATCGCGGTGTCGGGCGAGGTGGTCTCCCGGGTGGCGTTCTGCACCTTCGACTTCGCCGAGCGCGCCATGCGCCAGTCGGTACTCGCCCACCAGGAGGCTACGGCCGGCCTCCGCCTCGGTGGCGATCTGCGCCGACGTGACGTGATCACCACGATCCTCGCCGCCGACGACGGACGCGTGAACCCGGCCTGGGACGCCGCGCTCGGCTACCGGTTGGGCGGCACCCACATCGGCCTGCTCATCAACGCGACCGACCGCGCACACGCCGAGAAGGTCCTTCAGCGCGCGAAGGCTGCCACCTCGGCACGCGAGCACCTGCTGTTGCCGCCGTTCGCGACCCACTGGACCGCCTGGCTGGGGTACCGGAAAGCAGTCTCGGCGGGTGTCCTGGACACCTTGCGCCGGACGCTGCTGGGGTCAGATGCGCAGACGGCGATGGGCAGGCCCCGACCGGGGATCGCGGGCTTTCGCGCGAGCCATCGTGAAGCCGTGCGGGCCGAGGACATCCGCGAGAAGTTCCATGACGCACCCCGGTGCCTGTCCTTCCACGACCTCTCGCTGGAGGACCTGTTGCTGCACGATCCGTCGTCCGCCGCCATGTTCGTCCGGGACGAGTTGGGCCCACTCGCGGACAACACCGATCGGGCGGCTCGTATGCGGGAGACCCTCTCCCTCTGGCTGTCCTGCGGCACTCACACGGCGACGGCGGCCAGGCTCGGCATCCACGAGAACACCGTCCGGCTGCGGCTGAACTCGGTCACCGAAATGCTGGGCGCCGGGTACCTCGAACGGAAGGCGGAACTGCTCGTCGCCCTCCGTCTCTGCGATGTGCTGGCCGCTCCACGACCGTGACCTGCGCGCCCTGGGCGAGGGCCGGGCGATCGTCAGGCCGGAGGAGACGTGCGGCGCCGGTTCAGGTTATCGAGGGCCCACAGCGCCCAGTCGTGCATGGCCTGGTACTGCCGCAGGCCGAACTCGGCCGCCAGCTGCCCCAGCGCATCGCGGCCTTCGGGCGGCACGGCCTCCCGCCTGGCCCGGTGCTCCCGCAGTGCGGAGACATTGCGTTCGGCGTGCTCGATGACGCCGCGCAGCGCGGAGGCCGCCTCTTCCGGCTCCAGCGCCTCCAGGAGAAACATGCGCAGAACCTGCTCGTTGCGCACGACTCCCTGCCCCCAGGGCGCCTGCAGCCACGCTCGCAGTTCCTCGCGCCCCTTGTCCGTCACCTCGTACGTCTTTCGCCGGCGAGGGCCTTCTTGGGTGACCTCGACAAGGCCGCGTTCAGCCATCCGGACGAGCTCCGGATACACACTCGGGTGTGCAGCCTGCCAGGCCCACTGCCCGAGGTCCCCCTCGAACTCCTTCGTCAGCTCGTATCCGCTGGCGGGCTCCACAGCCAGCAGCCCCAGTAGTGCCTGTGTGAGTGACATGTCAATACCTTACATGTCACTCACCGAGTCTCCATGGCCCGGCCTCGTCGCGGGAGACGTCGATCAGGCCGCCGGAGTCCGGGGCCGGCGCTCGCACTCACCGGAGTCGTCCGCCGTTCCCGGACGGGCCGCCGGCCTGCGCGACGGCCCAGAGGGCCCAGCCCTCCTCCATGGCACGCAGCCGCAGCCCGTACTCCAGGGCAATCCGGCCACTGGCGCTGAACGGGGCGCCGTCGTCCCAGTCGATCGACGCTTCGATGTCGACAAGTGCCGCACGTTCCTCGGCAGCGATCTCAGCTTGCCGAGCAAGCCGCTGGACGACCTGTTCCCGTGGGAGCAGCCCGAAGAAGAAGACTTGCAGGAGCATCTCGTGGCGTTGCGGCTTTCTGCCTTCGGTGCGGGCGAGCCATTTCAACAGCTCCGCCTCACCCGACGAGGTGAGGACGTACTCCTTGCGACCGCGGGGACCTTCCGAAGTGACCTCGATCGCCCCGGTGTCAGCAAGACGATTCAGCTCGCCGTAAAGCTGGCTCTGCGAAGCGAGCCAGACGTTGCCGAGCGACCGCCGGAAACGCTTCATCAGGTCGTAACCGCTGCCGGGGCGGTCCATGAGCAGGCCCATCACTGCGTATCTGAGAGTCACAAGCTCAAGAATATGTCATATTCGACATGTCGCTACTATAGCAACGCGTCAGTGCCGTGGTCGAAGGCCTCGCCGAACGCGAAAGGGACTTTGAAGACAGGCCCTAGGTGTGTTGTCCCGGGACGTTGGTGACAGGCGACATGCCGTGAGTGGTCCTTGAAAGAGGCGAGGGCCTCCTCTCCGACAACACACCTAGCGCGGCCCTGCGGTCCGCCGGGTCGGGGGCAGAGCGCACCAGCCAGGCGGGTAACCGACAGGTGCCTTCCAAGCACTCGGCCGCAGGTTCGAGTCCTGCCGGGGGCGCTCTTCTCCGCCCGTTGCTCAGGCCTCCCTCGCGGAGGGCTTTTGCTGGTCAGAGGCGGTTTAGCGGACGTGGCGCGACGGCTTCGGCAGGGCCGGAGCGACTCCCGGCGGCGAGGGCGCCAGTCCGGCTGACGCCGGTTTCGAACGGCTCTCGGCGACTGGTCTTCCCGAAAACTTCCCGAAGTTTTCCGGCGGTCTCTTCGCGGCTGCGGGCACTGCCGGCAGCCGCTGCGGCCCTTCGATCCGCCCCTGGAGTTCGCTCGGCTGTCCAGTGATGCAGCGTGTGTAGGTCGCCAGGAGGACGGGGACGCTGTTGCCGGCCCAGGCAGCGACTTGGGCCGGTGGGACGCCGTTGTTGAGCCACGTCGTCAGGCAGGTGTGGCGCAGGTCGTACACGCGTTTGCCAACGGGCGAGCTGTACTCGTGCTCGTCGAGGACGGCCTTGCGAGCCTCGCGCCAGACCCGGCGGAACACCGAGCCGGCGAGCAGCCCGCCCTTCTCCCCGGGGAAGAGACTTGGCCGGGATGGAGCAGAGAGCGCTTGTCCACAGCCCCGGCTGCCTTGGGCGCGGCGTTCTCGTCCTTTCCCTTGGGTAGCGGGTTGGTCCTGAGGATCTTCTGCCGGATGGCGTGCTTCAGGACCACATTCGTGATGCGCCGGGGGCGCGGTTTACGGAGCTGGCCGCAGTCCGCGACCCCTCCAACCGGGTGCCGATCGCCAGCAACACGTTGTCGACGTGCCTGGGGCCCTCCCAAGCACGCATGGGCAGGGAGTTGCCCCGGATCCAGGACAGGATCGTGCGTGTCCCGGGAGGGGCCTCGCCGCGTCGGTTCTTGTTGAACACGTACTCGCGCAGGGCCCTGCGGACCTCGACGGGGTCGAAGCGCGTCGGTTGGGCGTGCAGCAGGGCGAGGGTGATCTTCGTCAGGGCCTTGGCTGTGCTCTTGCGGTTATTCGCCGAGATGCGGGGCCACTTCATGTCGACGTACTGGAGGGCGAATGCGTACCAGGTGACCTCGGCCGCGGGCGAGGCGTGGGAGACCGGGCGCCCGGTCTCCAGGTCGAAGGCTTCGCCGTTGTTCGCCGCAACGAGCAGCGTCGCGCGAAAGGACTCCGCAAGGGCGCTGGTCTTGAAAGTCTCGCCGCGGCGCTTGCCGTTCACGGACCAGCGGACGGTGTGGGTGGTGCCGCGCTTCCCCTTGTACACCTCCGTGTCATAGAAGCGGACCTTGAAAGACCGGTCTGTCACGCGCGGCCCTCACAGCCGGGGGTGGTCGCTTCACCGACGAACTCGCCCCTACCGGCCTCGGACCGATCACTCTGGCCCCGGCCATGGCCAAACCGGAATCTTGGGTTTGGTGTTGGCCGCGAGCCCCGGCGTCGACACCACCAGGACATCGCCCCAGGTGGACAGGCCAGACCGGACTCCTTGTCACGCCATGGCAGCGGGACGTCCGGATGTGCGGCGAGGATCAGTCGCGTGGGCGCAAGCCCTTGGTCAACTGCCGCGCTCCGTAGGCGACCGGGGGCACCAGCAGCATCCAGTACCAGGAGCCGGTGAGCACCATGAGCGTCACCGCGATGGCGCCGGAGAGCGGGAAAAGCCCATAAGCAGCGTAACCGGCAAGGGTGAGGGCGCGCCCAGCCCGCTGCTGACGGTCGATGCCGCCATGGGAGCGGACAGCGGGAGACATACCGGTGGTGTGCCGCCTGTCGGTGGATTCGTACATGGCCTTCCCCTGGGGTCGGGTCACAGCTTGGGCAGGACCTCGTCGACGAAAAGCTTCAGACTGGAGTGCATCTGCTCGTAAGTCTGCCCGCCGAAGTCGACATTCCATAGATAGGTATCGGCCGCATATGTTTCGTGCAATTCCCGGATCTGTTCCACGGCAGATTCCGGGGAACCGATGACCGCCGTACCGTAGCGCTTGACGTCGAAGGTACTCAGGTGCTTCATGTCGCGGCCCATGGACTCGTACCCGACGTAGCCGCTGGAGCTGGTGGTTCGCCAGGAGCGGGCCGCCTCGGTCCACACTCGCACGTATTCGCGATAGAGGGGCTCGGCTATGCGGTAGGCCTCTTCGTCGGTGCGGGCGATATAGAGCGGGGTGCTCATGGCAATACGCGGAGTCCTGGTGGTGCCGTGGGTGGCGGCGAAGACCTCACGGTAGTGGTCGACCAAGTGCCGGCTGACACTGCTGTACTGGCGGGCCGGGGGAAGAGCGAGCATGGCGCCGAAACCCTTGGTGGCCAGCCAGGTGAAGCTCTCGGGGGATTTCACTGCCGCTCCCCACACCGGCGGGTGAGGCCGCTGGGTAACCGGGGGTAACGAGGTGGCGTCCGCATAAGAGAAGTAGGGCGTCTGCTCGCTGACCTTCTCCTCGGTCCACAGCCGCACCACGGCCTCGATCGTGGCCTCGTAGCGTGGCCTGCTCTCGTCCATCGGCACCTTGAAGGCGTCGAACTCGTAAGGCAGCCAGGCCCGGCCGAATCCAGCGTCCACCCGACCACCGCTGATCGCATCGACCTGGGCGATGTGCGCGGCAAGCTGGATGGGGTGGTGAAAGGCCGGCAGCAGCGCACCCGTCATCAGGCGGATACGGCTGGTCCGTGCGGCAACCGCCGTCAGGAAGGTCAGCGGGCTGGGGCAGTAGCCGCCGTAGTCGCCGAGGTAGTGCTCGGTCATCTTCACATAGCCGAGTCCGGCCTCATCGCTGAATCTGCTGATGTCGATGGCGTCGCGGTAGTACTCCGCGGGCGTGCGCTGCGTGGGACGGCAGTCGGGCAGGAGCGATATGCCGTGTTCCATACGGTGGATCACCTTCGTCGGGATGCTGGGGCGGGGCGGGACGGCGCCCGGTGTGAGACGACGCCGTCCCGCCGATCCTCATGGGGTTACGCTCAGCTGCAGCAGCTGGAGCTCGATGTGGTGCTTGAGGTCGTGCTGCAGCTGGTGGTGCTGGTGCAGCCGTCCATCATGGTGCCCTCGGCGCCGTTGTAGTCGTTGATCTCGAAGGTCTCCGACTCCAGGGCGAGCATGTCCCGCGCCAGGTCGGCGAGATCGAGCTTGTCCACCATCGTGGACTCCTCTCTTCAAGTGGTGGTGCAGGTTGCGTAGTTGTGGGTCGTCGGCGTTGATTCCACCGAGGCCCAAAGAGCGAAGATCAGCTGCAGCAGCTGGTGCAGGAAGTGGTGCTGGAGCTGCAGGAGCTGCTGTCACAGCTCGTGGACGAACCACCCAACAGCTTGCCGTCGGCTTCGTTGTAGTCGTTGATCTCGAAGGTCTCCGACTCCAGGGCGAGCATGTCCCGCGCCAGGTCGGCGAGGTCAGGCTTGATACTCATAGCGTGCTTCTCTCCTCTCACAGGAATGTGGTCATGAAATGCGGCTTTAGCCGGGCCGCATGGAGATGCAGCCCGCCTTCATCCGGCCTGTCTCTATTCACGGGCACCCTGTCGCAAGGCGGCTGATAACGGCCTCACATCTCGCTGACATCCCCCAGACCGCAGGCGAGCGCCGCCGTCGCCATGGCGACGATTCCGGTACTCAGGGTGGGCACCGGATCAGGGGCGAAGCGCGGTGAGTGGTTGGGCGGAATGGCCGCGAACCGTTCCTTCGGCGGCAGGCCGGTGGTGCTCTCCCACCGCTGCCGGCCGACACAGCCAAGCATCCAGTAGACAGTCGGCACGGTTCCCCCAGCTGCATATTCGGGGAAGTCCTCGGTGGCCATGGAGATGCGCCAGGGTTGCACCGCGGCGGGTCCCAGCACGGCGGCGTGTGCCGTGCGTACCGTCGCACCGAGCTGGGGGTGATTGACAGTGGGGGCGGAGCGAGCGGTGACGGTGATCTCAGGGGGATGCCCGACGGCGAGCCGCTTCGCCTCTCGCCGGGCCAGTTCCGCGATCGCCTGTTCGGCTGCTTCGGCCTGTGGCTCGGTGGGGGCCCGGATTCCCACCTCAAGGGTTGCCTGGTCCGGAAGAACGTTGACGGTAGTGCCTGCATGCAGGGTGCCGACGCCGGCTACGACCTCCGGGCCGACCGCATGACAGAGCCCGGCAACGACAGCGGCCGCCGCCTCGATGGGGTTGGCGGTGCCCTTGGGGTATGCGGCGTGCCCGCCGGAGCCGTTCAGCACGATGCGCAGCACGCGGGAGGCCGCCAGTACCGTCCGGCCGTGTGCCACCACTCCGGCCGGGAAAGGGGCGAGGTGCTGGGCGAGGGCCGCGTCTGGAGTACCGAAGCGTTCGTAAAGCCCGTCGGCGAGCATGGCAGCCGCACCGGAGAGTGTTTCCTCGGAGGCCTGGCCCACCAGCAGCACGGTGCCACTCCACCGGTCGCGGTGCCGTGCCAGCAACTCCGTTGCGCCCAGTGCGGCAGCCAAGTGGGCGTCATGGCCACAGGCGTGTGCCACCGGAACGAGCGCGCCGTTGGGGCCCGGCGCAGTCACCGTGCTGGCATAGGGCAGTTCGGTCTCCTCACGTACGGGCAGAGCGTCGAGTTCGGCGCGGAGCAGCACCATTGGCCCCGGGCCGTTGTGCAGCGCTCCGACCACACCATGGCCGCCGATGCCCTCGGTGACCCGGCAGCCGAGACTGCGCAGAACGGTGGCTGCCCGGGCAGCGGTGCGCTGCTCGCCACCGGATAGCTCGGGCTCGCTGTGCAGCCGCAAATAGAGTTCAAGGGCCGAAGGCAGAACAGAGGCAACATCCCGTCGCAGCGACCGGCTCATGGGAAGGGGTGAGGGACGAGGTGAAGGTCTGCCCGGGTCAGATCAGTCTCACGCCAGCCCGCACGGCGGTAGGCGGAGAACATCCGGGGCATGTGCAGGGCCCGTTGGCGGGCCCAGCCGAAGTCGATCGGAAGCAGGCCGGGCACGATGGTGGCGACGGTGTGCAGTCCCAGACCGCGCTGTTCCGGCGTGGTCTGCTCCACCACGATCACCTCGTGGCCGGCGTCAGCCAGCGCACCGGTGATCAGGGCGACATCCTCGCGCAGGTCAGTGGCGTGTGGTCGGATGCGCTGCCAGCCGGCGTAGGTCTCCTCGTAGGGCACGGTGGTGGCCGGCTGGAGGTAGCGAGCGGCGTGCGGGGCCATCTCGGGCAAGGAGAAGAGCGCCGGATGGTCTCTGAGCCGACGCACCAGGAAGTAGTCGTCCGTCATGGCACGCACTTCGTCGGAGCGCTCCCGGAAGCGCCGGGGCAGTTCGGGCAGATAAGTGAGGATCTCCGAGAGCGCGCCCAGGATCGCGCGGCGCGGGTCGAGCCCGGCCGCGGCGGCGAAGGACAGCAGGCCCGGGCCGCCGTCACGGCGTACCGCCACTCCGGTGACGGCGGGGACGGGCAGGTCGATGCGGTTGTCGAAGAGTTTGACGTCGTAACCCTGGAGGGCAGCTCGATCGAGCATCATGCGGAGTTCCGCGTCGCGGACAGCGCTGACGTCGATCTCCGGCAAGTCCGCACCGCCGTACCAGCCGAGCACGAAGGAGTCGCGCTCGATGAGTTCCAGCAGGCCGAAGAGAACGGCCTCCGCCAGGGTGGAGCCACTGGCGCAGCCGTTGGAGGAGTCGAAGACGAAGTTGTCGTCCGAGGTATCACCGCCGTAGTAGACGAGTCGGCGGGGCACCAGGACGGCGCGGCCGGTGGTGAGTTCATGTCCCCAGATCCAGGGGACGGGCCGGGCCGGGTCAAAGGGAGCGCAGGCGTCGTCGAGCTGATAGGTCAGTTCGGAGTAGGTGCCGCAGGCGCGGGGATCGAGGGCATGGTCACGGATGTCGTCGTAAGCAGCAACGACCATCGGACCGCCATGTCGGCGGCTGATGCCTGCGTAACGCTCCAGTCCTTCGAAGAAGGCCAGGTCGCGACTGGGGCGGAAGGAGTTGCTCTGACCGCTGAACGTCATCTCGGCCAGGCCGTAGTGACCAGTGATCATCACGCGGCCGGTGACGGGGGCGGTGGTGGGCGAGGTGATGGTGCGGGAGGTAGTGGCACCGAGAACCCCGCAGACGGGGTTGATCAGAGCATCGGAGGGCAGCTCGAAGCTCTCCGGGCTGCGGGCCCGGTAGTCGCCCGACGCCCGCTTGGGCGCCGGCGGCAGTTCCCTCATCCGGGGTTCACTGCCGACGGGGCCGCAGGCGGGGCAGAGCGGGTCGGGGGTGAGCGGGAAACGGCGCACCAGGAGACTGTCGAGGTCCATGGCCCAGACCCAGGCCGTCCCCAGCCGTCGGTCGGGCGGCGAATGCACTGCGCTGCACGCCTGGTGCAGTTGCCACAGAGCCTCCACGGTGGAAGGCAACAGCAGCGGCCACTCCCCCAGCGTCTGATGACCGCTACCGAATTCCAGGGCCAGGCGCTGAAATTCGGGACGCAGCCGCTGCCAGCGCAGAGCGAGGCAGTGCCCGCACGGGCCGGGGGCACCGGAGCGGTCGGGGAACGGCCCGATCACGGCGATGTCCGGAGCGAGGTGGACGGTGGCGGCGGGCCGCTCAGCGGCTTCCGGGTCGGGTGACCCGGCAGTGAGTACGTCGTGGACGCCGAGAGTGACGATGGCGGGCGGCATGGTGTGCGGGTCCCACCCTGTCTGCCGGACGGCGAACTCCCGCCGCACGACTTCGGACGCAGCGGTGTACCGGCAGGGGGGGCTCTCGACCGGGAGGCTCATTCGGCGTTCTCCCAACGGAAGGTCTTTACGGCCAAGGCTGACAGCACCGCGGCGAAAGCCAGCAGGGCCAGACAGCGCAGGGCCCAGGGACCGAGGGCGGTGCCTCCGTCCAGCACTCCGGTAATCGCCTCGTTCATATAGCGCAGCGGCAGGGCATGGGAGACGGCGCGCAACCAGTCGGGGGACTGGCTGAGTGGGATGAACGACCCGCTGAGGAACGCCATGGGCACCATCAGGCAGTTCGCAAACGCGCCCACGGCGTCGGGGGTGCGACAGATGTTGCCGGCCACGACGCCCACAGCGAAGAAGGCCAGTGCTCCGCTGAGCAGCACCGGCACGGTGAGAGCGAGTCCACTCACGGTCACGTGCAGATGGAACGGTGGTGCCATGGCGATGGCGAGAAAGAGCACCGCCTGGGACAGCGC is a genomic window of Streptomyces sp. Edi2 containing:
- a CDS encoding helix-turn-helix domain-containing protein gives rise to the protein MRSGAELLKEACGPKEAPGTQDFGITWIDRLCDEITREITKDVFPARQGSVPFHNELRRFVRTNVLSVAKAHHVASLPVEDVTSQVRDFGVWVAEQGFPLACVRQAYWTGTREIIDRWGRMGWPGLAPAPAADGGRIAVSGEVVSRVAFCTFDFAERAMRQSVLAHQEATAGLRLGGDLRRRDVITTILAADDGRVNPAWDAALGYRLGGTHIGLLINATDRAHAEKVLQRAKAATSAREHLLLPPFATHWTAWLGYRKAVSAGVLDTLRRTLLGSDAQTAMGRPRPGIAGFRASHREAVRAEDIREKFHDAPRCLSFHDLSLEDLLLHDPSSAAMFVRDELGPLADNTDRAARMRETLSLWLSCGTHTATAARLGIHENTVRLRLNSVTEMLGAGYLERKAELLVALRLCDVLAAPRP
- a CDS encoding PadR family transcriptional regulator, whose protein sequence is MSLTQALLGLLAVEPASGYELTKEFEGDLGQWAWQAAHPSVYPELVRMAERGLVEVTQEGPRRRKTYEVTDKGREELRAWLQAPWGQGVVRNEQVLRMFLLEALEPEEAASALRGVIEHAERNVSALREHRARREAVPPEGRDALGQLAAEFGLRQYQAMHDWALWALDNLNRRRTSPPA
- a CDS encoding PadR family transcriptional regulator: MGLLMDRPGSGYDLMKRFRRSLGNVWLASQSQLYGELNRLADTGAIEVTSEGPRGRKEYVLTSSGEAELLKWLARTEGRKPQRHEMLLQVFFFGLLPREQVVQRLARQAEIAAEERAALVDIEASIDWDDGAPFSASGRIALEYGLRLRAMEEGWALWAVAQAGGPSGNGGRLR
- a CDS encoding LLM class flavin-dependent oxidoreductase: MEHGISLLPDCRPTQRTPAEYYRDAIDISRFSDEAGLGYVKMTEHYLGDYGGYCPSPLTFLTAVAARTSRIRLMTGALLPAFHHPIQLAAHIAQVDAISGGRVDAGFGRAWLPYEFDAFKVPMDESRPRYEATIEAVVRLWTEEKVSEQTPYFSYADATSLPPVTQRPHPPVWGAAVKSPESFTWLATKGFGAMLALPPARQYSSVSRHLVDHYREVFAATHGTTRTPRIAMSTPLYIARTDEEAYRIAEPLYREYVRVWTEAARSWRTTSSSGYVGYESMGRDMKHLSTFDVKRYGTAVIGSPESAVEQIRELHETYAADTYLWNVDFGGQTYEQMHSSLKLFVDEVLPKL
- a CDS encoding thiazolylpeptide-type bacteriocin → MVDKLDLADLARDMLALESETFEINDYNGAEGTMMDGCTSTTSCSTTSSTTSSSSCCS
- a CDS encoding thiazolylpeptide-type bacteriocin; the encoded protein is MSIKPDLADLARDMLALESETFEINDYNEADGKLLGGSSTSCDSSSCSSSTTSCTSCCS
- a CDS encoding amidohydrolase; amino-acid sequence: MRLHSEPELSGGEQRTAARAATVLRSLGCRVTEGIGGHGVVGALHNGPGPMVLLRAELDALPVREETELPYASTVTAPGPNGALVPVAHACGHDAHLAAALGATELLARHRDRWSGTVLLVGQASEETLSGAAAMLADGLYERFGTPDAALAQHLAPFPAGVVAHGRTVLAASRVLRIVLNGSGGHAAYPKGTANPIEAAAAVVAGLCHAVGPEVVAGVGTLHAGTTVNVLPDQATLEVGIRAPTEPQAEAAEQAIAELARREAKRLAVGHPPEITVTARSAPTVNHPQLGATVRTAHAAVLGPAAVQPWRISMATEDFPEYAAGGTVPTVYWMLGCVGRQRWESTTGLPPKERFAAIPPNHSPRFAPDPVPTLSTGIVAMATAALACGLGDVSEM
- a CDS encoding TOMM precursor leader peptide-binding protein codes for the protein MSLPVESPPCRYTAASEVVRREFAVRQTGWDPHTMPPAIVTLGVHDVLTAGSPDPEAAERPAATVHLAPDIAVIGPFPDRSGAPGPCGHCLALRWQRLRPEFQRLALEFGSGHQTLGEWPLLLPSTVEALWQLHQACSAVHSPPDRRLGTAWVWAMDLDSLLVRRFPLTPDPLCPACGPVGSEPRMRELPPAPKRASGDYRARSPESFELPSDALINPVCGVLGATTSRTITSPTTAPVTGRVMITGHYGLAEMTFSGQSNSFRPSRDLAFFEGLERYAGISRRHGGPMVVAAYDDIRDHALDPRACGTYSELTYQLDDACAPFDPARPVPWIWGHELTTGRAVLVPRRLVYYGGDTSDDNFVFDSSNGCASGSTLAEAVLFGLLELIERDSFVLGWYGGADLPEIDVSAVRDAELRMMLDRAALQGYDVKLFDNRIDLPVPAVTGVAVRRDGGPGLLSFAAAAGLDPRRAILGALSEILTYLPELPRRFRERSDEVRAMTDDYFLVRRLRDHPALFSLPEMAPHAARYLQPATTVPYEETYAGWQRIRPHATDLREDVALITGALADAGHEVIVVEQTTPEQRGLGLHTVATIVPGLLPIDFGWARQRALHMPRMFSAYRRAGWRETDLTRADLHLVPHPFP
- a CDS encoding ABC transporter permease; the encoded protein is MTGFRPLVRAHYLATSRNKAELFFTFAFPLIFIVVFGLIFGSRPADGGKNVIDYLAPGVLSWGVGNAAVFGVAYSLVKWRETALLHTIRRTPTSVLTVLGSRLAIVLCVALSQAVLFLAIAMAPPFHLHVTVSGLALTVPVLLSGALAFFAVGVVAGNICRTPDAVGAFANCLMVPMAFLSGSFIPLSQSPDWLRAVSHALPLRYMNEAITGVLDGGTALGPWALRCLALLAFAAVLSALAVKTFRWENAE